GTAGCGGTAGCGACGGTATCTGCAACTGGATTGATGATTTCCACTTTTGCGTTATAGTCAAACTCTTTCAAAGGAACACTGGCAGGAATACTCACTTGAATCATACGTCCTTGCCCTTTGGATTTTAAATCATAGGTACGTTCTTTGATTTCATCTGAAACCGTACCGTCGTCATTTTGGATTCGTACTTCACGACGGAGTGCTGAAAACTTTAATTCTCCAAATGTAGCGTCTTTATCTAATACAATGCCATTAGGTAATCTCATCATTTTTCCTCTCTTTCTTTATTCTTTTATCATGTCGTCCGCATGTAAAAGGTAATTTGTGAATCCACGAGTACCAATTTT
The DNA window shown above is from Megasphaera vaginalis (ex Bordigoni et al. 2020) and carries:
- a CDS encoding YdcP family protein, with product MMRLPNGIVLDKDATFGELKFSALRREVRIQNDDGTVSDEIKERTYDLKSKGQGRMIQVSIPASVPLKEFDYNAKVEIINPVADTVATATFRGADVDWYIKADDIVLTKDSSTFKNQPQPKKEPATDK